From Impatiens glandulifera chromosome 7, dImpGla2.1, whole genome shotgun sequence:
TGCATAATGCCTTTTTAGACGAGAACATTTATTTGCTTCATAACCCTAAGGTTAATCtctttttatatctaattcggtTAGCGAAATCACTAAACTAATGATCAAACATATATCTTTAACAGTGTCATTTCAATGTATAACAATGAAATTAAACTAATGATACATCGTTACTAACTTTTGATAGCACTTCAAATGTCGTCTCAAAAACTGATCGAAGATTCATTCCCAAAAATGAATATTGATTGCTTGCAAAACTTttccacataaaataaattatccttCAAATACAAAATCCTGCTggataatttaacatttttgtgAACCAACTAGATCATTGATGTTTAAAAAACTATCCGATTTCGTTGCAAATCTACTACATCATTTCAATAAAAGAGTCTTATTAAAGGAAACAATATATCGAATATTCATATCTCCTTgatctcaaaaatatttatagtgtCCTAACTAATTATATGACAAAACAATGAGTTTAGCTAAGACGTACTCTTAcaaatttatacattgttttctttattttcacCGTTAAACTTCcggagagaatgaataaaaatatcatatatgtGGACATAAATGACAACATACTCttaatgaaaattaacttatctctttcgagattattttgtttttctatatataaaatttacattCGAGTCCCAACCGTCGttcaaaaatatcttattttattaaaaaaataaaataaaagacatttgTTTAAGCTAAATGTTTTTAAGATTATATGTCGTTAAAATAAATGCAAAGATGAGCaatactttttattataaaattggtAAGTCTCTCCATAGTTATAATTTCAACTTTGAGCTTAAATGAGAGAAATTGATAGCATTTTTTCATTCTAAACAAAATAGTaacattaatttgataaatgccataacataaattatagaataaaaaaaactccaCTCCACATTAGAGAAGTAATCTCTCCAAACCCTATCCAAACTTCTCATTGGCAATGACATCTTGTCATTTATTCATTATAGAGATCAATATTCTCAATTAATACTATAATTAAGAACCAATAACACCAAATTCTCACAAACCTAGCGAGAAGGGAAAAGTGGTCGCTCTTAGCCAACTTCCACCAGCCACAAAGCTATTCGCGGTATATTGTTGCGCCTCCGTGGCCGACGTAATAACCTTATATCCTCCCCACTTCACCCTTCCACTCGTACTCGCTCCCGCCCCCGTATTTTGATACTCCCTATACGTCAATGTACTCAACGCAAATGTACCACTCCATTCATGCCATCCCAATGGATGAATAATGTCGCTAATACTCGATTGCATAAACACTGTCCTCGAATATTCCTTCCACGGACGACCAAGATAAGTTGGGAAACTTCCCTTCACAGGTTTCAAATCCGAAGTGGCATCAATCCTACATTTTTGAATTACAATCCCCGTGTTTTGGTTAGGGTCGGTTCGACCCTGAGCAGTGAGCATGTTCTTTTGCCCGGAGTTGGGGCGACGTGCGTGAATGTCTGAGTCTTGGATTACCACAGCCGCATTTCCAAAGATGAAATCGACGGTTCCAGCAATGTAGCAGTTGATGAAGAATTGTCGATTGGAATGTACGTAAAGACTATCTTGGTAGGCTATGATGTCGCATTGATAGAACGCTGATTTGTCGGAACCGACACGTAGTGCCACCGCTTGGTGCTTTGATGGACCGGCCGTGTTTTGAAATGTTATGTCACGGGCTAGAAAACCAGGTCCAACCGCGGCTGTATACATAGAAATACAAAAATTAGTGttcattttcttaataaaaacaaCTTAAACACTATACTCAAAAGGGACACACAAAATTGGTCACCCTAAAGTAAGTATATAATACTTTTAgcgttaaatatatttttagtctAATAGATTAATTGTCCTCTTAAAATACACAGTCCTCACCATAAGTCaaattaactttaattattaataatagtgtGTATTAGTTAAAATCAAACTTATTGAATTTTGGGGGAGAGAAATGATTATAAGATGTTAAGAATGGTTATGGTGGGCCTTTGCCTTGGAAACAGGTAACATGTTGTTTGTTTTggactttaaatttaaattaaattaaattaaaagaacaTGCTATCATGGGTCCAACTGTAAacactaattataatattaatttatatataatttattaacttttgtTTAAACTCAATTCTAAATTTagaaagtatttttaaataggtcaaatattattataatatatatatatattctaaaagattgttaaaaatgaaactataaactaaatcatgataaaaaaaaaaaatcaaatgggaaaagaatataaaatataataattttttaataaaattgtgattACAGatcacaattaattaatttgataaatatatttatttgtgaaaagtcagaacaaatttttaaaagtcaTTTTCAACGTGAGATTGAGTTGTAAAGATGGTGATTAAAAGAAATATCTAATTGTTCGGTGTTCCTCTTTCCAATCAAAGAAACACAATaacaaaaaatactatttttctttttattgttataaatgattattttttaaagtaaacaTTTATAATTGGTAATGGAATTAgtgaaatttgatatttaaacattcatttaaaagttaataaaaatgatatttcttataaaaatagGGAATAATTGGGGCTAATGTATaggtttaatatttaaatataatatattatattatatagggAATTAAGCATGGTTGGTTAGGGTACGTAGATTCATCACATGGTGGGTGGATCATGTGGGCCCAtcaaaaccaaacaaacaaaatttattttaattataaatcaatcaatcaatttattattatcaactCCTTAATTCTttgatttaaatcattaaaCCCTCAAATTAGAATATGAAAGCACTTTCAGATCTTTGTTTGATTAggattgtttataaaattatttttaataatctcCCACCATCAAACATCAATTATCATAGTTAAGAGAGTGTTTGATGtatggttatttgaaaataattagattataaataattaaaaatggattattaagtttaatcaaattaaaattttattaacccTTAAACAAACTAGACCTAAGGAATCAAAGCATATACTTTCTATATGGTttcaaataattgatttaacCTTAGATACccataatttattcttttatttttttttcatggtaatacttataactttaattaaaGTTAGAATTATTGAAAAACAGATCTAGACCTTTAATCTATTAATATGaactacaaaaataatttatattaaactacttcaataaaaataacaataattaaggatttttttagatgaaattattttaaaaaaaactcaacatAACTCTTATTACATAAACTATcctaatgttttttattttaaattgagttaaaatatatattataatttgttagggtttatttatttttttttttttttctcgaaCATTGAAAAGTAAGATAAGATAAAGTACgagaaaaagtaaataataaatagttcaCGAGACTGACCAACGGTTGCAGAGTTAAACGTCGTACTTCCGTCAACGACATTCTTACTTCCGGTGATAATCGTCGTCTTTCTTCCATCTCCGACGAACATTATATTCGTCTTCTTTTTAGAAACATCCACATTCTCTCTATAAACACCAGCTTTAATCCTAATCACATATCGAGAACTACTACTCGTCGGCGCCGCCGCAACCGCCGCCGACACCGTCTTAAAATTCCCACTTCCATCCGCCGCCACCACAACATTCGGCGTCACCGATGAAGACTGCAAAAGTCTACGCGTCTCCGGCGATATCCATTCCGGCCACCCTTCATCGGTTTGATCTAACTCCATAAGTTTCCTGTTCGTTGGTAATACACcttcaaaaaaattcaaatccataatattattaatttatttatttgggttttttttgaaaCATAAGAAAAAGAGTAAATTTGTA
This genomic window contains:
- the LOC124944868 gene encoding pectinesterase translates to MSGIKQMFAGMSESGKKRKKLYLAVVIASILIVSAVIAIVAGVKNSTTTSSSGAAIAASTHAILKSSCSNTLYPDLCYSTVATIPDVSKKVTTLKDIIILSLNITITAVEHNYFAILKLTKRKGLTKREITALHDCLEMVDETLDELREVEKELDQYPTKKSLTQHADDLKTLLSAAITNQETCLDGFSHEKADKKVRSALEKGEVHIEKMCSNALALIKNMTDTDIANAAKLTGVLPTNRKLMELDQTDEGWPEWISPETRRLLQSSSVTPNVVVAADGSGNFKTVSAAVAAAPTSSSSRYVIRIKAGVYRENVDVSKKKTNIMFVGDGRKTTIITGSKNVVDGSTTFNSATVAAVGPGFLARDITFQNTAGPSKHQAVALRVGSDKSAFYQCDIIAYQDSLYVHSNRQFFINCYIAGTVDFIFGNAAVVIQDSDIHARRPNSGQKNMLTAQGRTDPNQNTGIVIQKCRIDATSDLKPVKGSFPTYLGRPWKEYSRTVFMQSSISDIIHPLGWHEWSGTFALSTLTYREYQNTGAGASTSGRVKWGGYKVITSATEAQQYTANSFVAGGSWLRATTFPFSLGL